The DNA segment AAAGAGAGCTGATCTACATTGGGTTACTTCAAGCATGATTACTCTAAAAGTTTAATGGGGTGTAGTTTTTTCCCTAATAACTGAGTAAAGCACATAACTTTCCCAAATCTGAATGAAGATCCCCTTGAAGGACCAAAAACAAGTCATTGATGACGACACAAGCGCATGGGACTTTTTGTTGCTCAATTTAATACGGATATCAACATACCATCTTTTCCCCGTAGCACTTGTTTAAATTAGAACCTTTCTGCTCCCAGAGGAACTATTAAGGTATtggtaataatttttattttcagtcatcCAATTTAGAGATCTGGACGAATATCACGATTTATGGAATTAAGAATTATTTAACTTTCAAGacaagaaatgtaaaatcaaTAGAAAACTATGATGACTCACAATTGACTACACCACCACTGTAAGCATCACGGTGTGTGGCATGGTAGATTGCCCGGCAACCCAACTCGTATGCTTCCTCCGCAGAAAGATCCCACTTATGGCCAGAATCCAGGACACCATATGCATATACGGACCCGGACCCCACTGAAAACATGTCACCTGACAGTCGCTCTCCATCACTGTCCACGTAGTACAAGCCAGGACCCTGCAAAACGCACATTCACAGTTCCCATAAAAACTGCAACTGGAAAATGATGACATGAATTAATCTTTTCTATAGTAACTCAAcagatttttaatttattttaaaaaaccattaGTCAACTAGCATTTAACAAAATGCATAATCTATTAAATCAAAAAGCAGATGTAatgaactgaaaacattttatatgcagaaataagaaacaatCTGTAGTCCTGCCCCTGCTGCTTCAACATACCTATACTTAGCTAACATGAAGTAAATTCATATGGTAATTTCATAATGTTACAGACATGTCTTGCACTAGAAAAGTGGCTGTgtacagaataaatattttaatgacttatgaatataaatttatgttagcCCACATTTTAGTAATGAAGTCTAAAGCCTCTAGCTCTCAGAGTAAGTTGTAAAAAAAGTTACTATACTGCACAATAATCTAAAGTAGTCCACTGAAGactatgaaataataataaactggaGATAAGATACATTACCCTCTTGTCCCAGCCAACAATCATTGTGCCCTGGTAAACAGAAAGGTAATTTGAAAATATACACTTTGGTAAACAATTTAAGAACTGCTTTTTTCCCTCATACATAAATATTGCATAACTTAGTTATTCCAACAGCGCCATTAATTTTTGATATGTATACAATGCTTTCTTCATATGACTATCAACTGGGAAGATATAGTGAACGCGACAAAAGAAAATCAGCTAAAGGAAACCAAACTAAATCATGCCATTTATAACATTAACAAGAGATTTCTAAAACAAAGGTACTTTAAATTTCCATGTGAAATATTCtgcttaacacacacacacacacacaaataaactttaCCATAGACAGCCCCATCCCTTTGTAGTCATATACAATATTTGCTAGGAGTTTGGATGCAGCTGCCACAGAGATTCTCGTCTTGTTCCGCAATTCATACACCCTTTTGcaataaaatcagaaataaaatatcacacaatactactcagatataaaaaaattaaatactaagCTGCAGCAATGTATGATATTCCACACTATTCAAATAAGCATCTTTATTACATACACATGTGTAGCCtattacattttctctgctACTGTTACACTCTGTTATTGTAGAAATACAACTGTTTCTATGATGATCCCTTGTTTAtagtttaaatataattaaagcatgattaaaaacattatctagtctcatctttctcttttatgaaagaatgaataactgaagtaagaaaattaaaccaaaaaaaggCTGTTTAAAcagataaagttaaaaaaaagtgtgtaagGGTTTGTTAAGGCCATATATAGAAGTGATCTATGAATAAGCATcccaacaataaaacaaactttgtaaGGTTATTATAgaaaattttatgcaaaaattttccctttattttatttctaaattaagAATAATTCTTGTAGAATAGAACTAATCCAAAGACACACTTTGTCATGTTTATGATTAATTGACCCTACCATGCATACTAGTAACTAAATAGCTAACAATTCATGAGAAAACAATAAACGGTGGGTCTACCTGCACTGTTGTGCTAGAACACGCTCCCAAAATGAGCAGTCAGCAGCACCTCCAGCCATAGTGCCCAGAAGGTAGGGATTGATCTCAATCACCTTCTTCACGGTTGATGATGCTAAACAAggtatttttatcattttcaaatgttaaaaaaaaataaccatgtCAGGTAAACgagttttttttcctgcttaaATAAAGATTAGTAGAACACATTTTCTGAACTGAATTTGCTTCAAgcctgtttttttaaaaacagatatcCAGGAAGATAAGTAAATAAGATTTCAAAAAATGTGAAGTAGGCTACCATACCAAACTGGTTTCAAACACCAAAAATCTTGGCAAAAATCAAgcttatataaatacatgtggGAAAACTCATAAGGAGTCTAAACACACTGATAAACAGTGCACATGAATAacgttcacattttttttagctAAGAATTGATGTGAAATCTCTGACTGGCCATTTTGGAACGGAATGACTACATCTAGAAAATTACCAGCAGAAAACAACTTAACGATGCCAAGAAAAGTTACTACAGAAAAAAGGATTCCTTAAGCAATATCCACAGCTACACCCTTTAGCCTACCTAAAGAAGCTAAAAATAAAGTGACTAGCCTTTATTACACTGCCTTAGGCATCAATCTTAGGGCTCATACGTGCTTTCATAACGGTCTTACCAATATAGGGTCCTGCTGTAGCTCTGGAGTCAACAGCTACAATTACTCCACCCTTGAACTTAAAAGCCAAAGTAGTTGTTCCATGGTCAAAGCGTATTTTTACATCACTGCCTTCGTTGCCAAACTTAGACAGATACTGTGAAACctgaaaaatatcaataaaaaaataactttgtgcCTAAAGAAACTACTAACTGAACATTTGAAAGGAAGGAGACCAGCACATTAGCAGCAGCATTGGAATGGACATATTTCACTGTTTATAGCAGTTTCTGACTCAAGAACTTATGGTGTACAAGGATGGGGTTCTCTTCCTGTGATCAAACTGCTGgcttggaaataaaaaataaacaaaccttttagtttaaataaacaaaaaaataattttagtagCCTTTTCTCCTACTAGCTTTAACACTGTTACTGATTATGTGATGATTTGTAACTTCATTTGTATCTTATATGTGCATGAATACTTTATATTAAAAAGCACTATTAGAACTAACATCTTGATGCTGGTAAAATCTAACCTAAATATTTGTGCAGCACACGTGACAGTCGACATTCTCTTTCAAGCAAAACTGTGATGGAAAAACTTGTTACTTTCAACTACTTGTATGTATGACAGAACTTCTTTGGCATGGTGCTATTTTCTGAGCAGCCTCAACGAAATTAGCTGCTGCATCCGCTATGTCACATAATAAGtaaaacagcagcaaacattCACGATATGAGAATAATAAAAGACCACTAATGCAGTTACAGCTCCACCTAGAAAACCCTCAGGTAATCTgctggtcccaagcccggatgaaggaggaggattgggtgtggggctagcaaccccaacCTGTAAAATAACcatgctacagaaactgcaaatgcAAGACAAGCACAAGAGCCTGGacgggaagatccctcttcggaaGGGCCTATGATGCGTGTTGGCGAACGCCCTTGGGAAGTCACctcgccgacccatcttctcacggccaaggcaaaaaaggatagggacctggaacatcagaaccctatatGAGGGTGGaaaatcagctcaggtagctcaggaaatgaagaactatggcatcaagctcctcggcctgtgcgagacaaggtggaatggAAGCGGTCAGACTTTtgtcaggggagactatcaaCTACTCTGGACATACAGACCTTGACCATGATCACACATCTGAGAagaagatggcctgaaaagatctccaacaagacatcaaaaagcgcaaatggggctggataggacacacctgCGCATATCAGCCGACATCACTGCTAGGCAGGcccttgactggaaccctcaggggaagaggcgAGTTAGGAGACCAAAACCGACTTGGAAAAGAACGGCAGAGacggcaaaggacgtcggaaccacatgcaCCCAACTGAGGGGgactgcccaaaaccgggtccgctggagaggtgttgttgcggccctatgctcctcgaaaAATAAACTAATGCACATTTACTACTAGATCATCATAGCGTCGTCGGATGACACGGCAAAAACTAGAATACTGCTAAAAATTTGTATTCGAACTTACATTGACGCCCCGTGGAACAGTAAAATTCTGTGATGCTATGATAGCATCTTGTACTGAAGGATCACTACAACCTTCTCCATACCCAAGATGTAAACGCGAATTTCCAGACTTCAGATTAAAACCACAAACATCGGCTAGCGCCATGATGCTGGCAGAAACGGAGTGAATGATGAtcgcacaaaataaaattgtttattaaagtATGATTTTACGAATACGATGTGATAGACACGTTTTACTCTTTTATAATGTTagtaaaaattatatatatatgttttaatataaatgtttatatatttgcatttaGTGCTGTCTAGCAATTTCCTTTCGGAATGGGACGTAACTCTAAACAACAAGAGGTGATCTGAATAGTGCCTTACTAGTGACATAATAGAAACATGACTTTACGGGTACCTGCTGCATTTTGCAATAAGTGCAAAACTGAGGTCGTTATTagaaaatcagaaataattCGTCGATTACCTTCATTTCCAAGATATGCTTGCACGGTGGCCTTTGGGCAAGCATCGAGTTATCGTATAATCTCAAGGTCCCACGCTGTGTTATTAGGTTGTTGTACATTTCCCACTGTGACGAAATGCAGCAGCGTTTCCATTCTCGCATATGTATCAAGGACGATTAGGCAGCTCACATTCTGCCGGTACTATGCAACTGAAGAAACTAAAGTAAAAGAGTCAAAGTCCGATACCAAAAAAAGTCTAGTGGAGGCAAGAGAGAACCCTTATGCTGGATTAACTGCTGGGCAGAAAGGCAAGTtgaacatttcattaaaaaatatttatccacATTTCGTTTTAGCTTACATTTTCAGAAGTGCACGATAACAGTTGTATGACTTGTTTTTATCCCGATGGTTGAGATTTTCTTTGCGATTGCAATTGTCTTTCTTCTATGCAAGATATCCCGAGAAGAATTTACTTTATCTGTTGGGTACTTCTAATATCACCTTAGTTACATTCATTGAGATGCCATGCCCAAAATTCTGAGGGTAAGATTTCCAtggaaaattataattttaattaaaattccaGTTTGGAGCACACTTTCTACTAAAATTAAATGTGCACAAAAACACTAGTGGTTGTAAGAATTTTTTGATAGGATCCCAAAATCTTTtagaacatttctaaaaattttgttaatgaATGAAAGTCTTCTGGCTTGCATATTGTGGAAAGGTATACAGTGAAACATAGGTTTTCGTTTACTTCACTTACAAACTTTTTCCACAAATTTGTCCGGTTTTTGTTGGTTggctcgttttttttttttaagtggcaTGCTTACATGACCTTGCTACTAAAAGGGTTCTCCTGCTCAGCATGGTGGTGTTTCTCATGTGAGCATCACTCCGGGCATCTAGCCAAACAGTTCCAttgcttttttgcttttttatattgATTGCAAGTGCTAATACTACAATGACATGTAAGTGATTACTGCATAAACAGTATTAGGTATGACGTgtttagtttgcattttttattttcaaaatgtacgAAATGCATGTAATATAAAATCGCGTGCTCAAATCTCACTGTCACTGTTAAGTGTTCCCTTGCTAATAAGTTAACCCTTTACATTTAGCTCCATCACGGGACCAAAGAAAGTTTCCAGAGCCTGCAGTTCTTTACGCTAGTTATTCATTTTGTATCAATTTCTTATGTTTTGAGAGTTAAACACTATATTTATTctctataaaatgtgtttttggtgTGTATTTTGTAGTGTCTAGAATGAATTAATTGGATTTACATTGATTCATATGAAAATAATTGCCTCAATTTTTGATTTGCTGTTGAGGTTTTAGTGTCTGACCCTCAGGCAGAGTATTAAGTTTTGTTTATGGTGTGGCAGTTGCTAGAGTGCATCCATGCATTGAGTGcatctgccattttttttttattcatagaactgatttttccttttgtttgcagTTAGTGTGCTTGCCTTTTTTTGTATTACTGACTTGACATTAGCCGCTCTCTACTGCTGCCTTCTTTTGCCAGCTGgtctgttatttgtttcctGTAATCCTTTTATGTGCTGGTGTCCACAGCAAAACAGTCTTGGAATTTTGAGTCAATTTGTTAATGTTGTTCATCAGAGACTGAAGTATCTATTTGGTCTAGCTAGAAGTGAGTGGTTGTAGAGCTGAGAGGGGGTCTGCAAAGAAGACTTCGCAAACAGGTAAAAAGGCATAGGTTCAGAAGACCCGGTCCATAGTACTAGTTTCTATTACTGGTCACTATTACTACTGCTGCTACATTTTGCAGAGTACATGGTCTTATGATAGGTTTGTCTTGTTCAGGCAATAACTTAGGTTTCTTGCAAACTTAGACATTTTCAACACTTATCAGCTATGAGtgtgaataaaatttttattgttcgCCTTTTTACAGTGAAAGAGGTTGGAAAAGATGCAACATACACTGTCGTCATCGTAGCTGGTATAGCAGTGACTGGTAAGTTGCATTTAGATAATTTGCTGTTTCAGCTGAAGTAAAAATCTATTTACCAAACATCTCCAAAAAACAGGTGTGACTCAGTTACAGAAAATGCTTAAATAAACACGATGTTATCTGTATGTGTGATATTGATACTGGAGAATAGGAAATAGGGTTGGAGTAAAATAATTGTACACAAACCAATATGCAGCTAGAATCTGTCAGAATTATCCCAGTCTCCCAAACACTTGCACGCTGTGGTCTGTTGTCTCTCTTACTATACACAGTTTTACCTTCTGTACAAAAATCAGTTTTGCCGTTTGTATGTATCCTGTTCAAACAACACACAACTCTGTTGGCAATATTTGGCATTATTTTTCAATAGCTAAATATGTAATTGGTGATCATTTCATCATTTGGGCATAAATCAATTTGATTTTCTGCATTGGGATAATTTGATTTTATGTAGATCAGTTTGGTCTTCGTAGGGTTGATCTTACTCTGGGTCAAGGTCAAAAGGGCAGGGTTGCGGTAGTTTTGGGTCATGTGACTGGCTACCTTCTCCTTCAACAATGCAACTACTTATTTTGCATGCATACTGTGCAAGTGTGCGCATACTTTTAGCCAACCCTGTACATGATGAAGAAGcctataaattaataatttattacagTACATCTAGAGATTTTGTCCTAATCTTGAAAACTGTCTTCATATAAAAGTTAAGATGGTACACTGCTTTTTAAGGAAGAAAAGTTTTGAGGATTAGTTTTTCATGAAGAATACAATTTAAATGGCAAGGCTAATagataattaaatatttcaaacactgACGTAAGAATGTGagacatgcataaaaaaatagttaaacaGGACTGGACAAAGCTATTAACCCATTCAAACTTATGTATTGTGTTATCATTTCTTAAAAAACTAAAAGTGCAAAAATCATGAAACCATttggagttttaaaaaaatcaggcaCACAAGATTGTCAAGTTAATGTTAGTTGATTAATGCTTGATTAAGAATACTGACGTGTCTGTTTGCAGTTCTCATGTTCTACATGATTGGCCGAGAGTTGTTTTCTGCTGAGAGTCCAAGTGGATTATATGGAGCAGCACTCAAAGCATGCCAGAACAATATTCAAGTAAATGAATTTACTTtggacgtttgtgtgtgtgtatgcgcgcgcgcgtgtggtGCACTGTATTCTTTTACTGTTTCAGTTTCGTGGGACTCTTGTGTGGAAATATCTGTAAAAATTAAACAGCATCAATTAGTATTTGGCCAAAGACATAAAATTATGGATCACATGTGTGTTTTCATCATTAGAAAACATGATAAGTATTGAAATTTTATTACCTGTAAAGCACATTTAATAAACTTCTTAAGAATTTTCTACATCTCATTTCACTGCAAGAATAACTTGTGTGCACACGAGTACAAGAGATTATATGTAGTTTGAGCATAACTTCATGCCCTTGTGTTTGAGGGACTGCTACACTTGTTATGCATGTACACAATCTGAAGACAAAAAGAtaagacctttaaaaaaagagctGTATATTATGTGtcttttcacatctttgtttGCAGGTAACAGCAGCCCTTGGAGAACCCATCAAGGGCTATGGGGAGACAACTCGACGGGGGCGACGTCGGTATATTAGGTTTGCATTTTTGTTGATGATTGTCTATAAATTTAActgttataaaatttttaaaagagcccaaagcaaatgaaagacaGTTTTGTGCATCATAATGGCTGTTCCTATGCATTTGATTCTGTGCTAGAAGACTAATGCATTGAGGTACTGGCTGATCTTCACAAAGATGCAAGCTGGCTCACTGAATTGATTGCATAGTTCTTATATCTAGTGGCTAGTATGATGGGAAGGAAAGGATAAATGAGAAGTAACTAGAGTACCCAGTGAAACACCACTCATCCCCTCACCCTTATAAACAGCTATCACTTTCGAAGAGAAATATATGTTCTTGTGATAAGATGTAAACCCAGGCCTTTTAGATATTGCTGTGCCACAGATAATCACAAAGCCATTGCACTACTGCACTGGTCCCCTAAACTCTGCAAGCTTGTTTGATTGCTTCATGTAGGTTGCTGCACCTAAAATCATCCGAAAAGGTCCTTATTATTACTTCTCATTGCTTATGAATGAAAGCAGTTGATATCTGCGAATATGTTTGTTTCTGGCATTCTTACTGGTGGTGTTACCT comes from the Pomacea canaliculata isolate SZHN2017 linkage group LG12, ASM307304v1, whole genome shotgun sequence genome and includes:
- the LOC112576791 gene encoding proteasome subunit beta type-5-like, with the translated sequence MALADVCGFNLKSGNSRLHLGYGEGCSDPSVQDAIIASQNFTVPRGVNVSQYLSKFGNEGSDVKIRFDHGTTTLAFKFKGGVIVAVDSRATAGPYIASSTVKKVIEINPYLLGTMAGGAADCSFWERVLAQQCRVYELRNKTRISVAAASKLLANIVYDYKGMGLSMGTMIVGWDKRGPGLYYVDSDGERLSGDMFSVGSGSVYAYGVLDSGHKWDLSAEEAYELGCRAIYHATHRDAYSGGVVNLYHMKETGWVKVSQTDVTYLHYKYQAEKK
- the LOC112577168 gene encoding mitochondrial import inner membrane translocase subunit Tim21-like produces the protein MTLRVPAAFCNKCKTEVVIRKSEIIRRLPSFPRYACTVAFGQASSYRIISRSHAVLLGCCTFPTVTKCSSVSILAYVSRTIRQLTFCRYYATEETKVKESKSDTKKSLVEARENPYAGLTAGQKVKEVGKDATYTVVIVAGIAVTVLMFYMIGRELFSAESPSGLYGAALKACQNNIQVTAALGEPIKGYGETTRRGRRRYISHTEFEVNGVPHMRLKFYIEGPYGKATVHAEMRKGENNKYEYRYLIVETEGYPHRTFILEDNR